One stretch of Pomacea canaliculata isolate SZHN2017 linkage group LG1, ASM307304v1, whole genome shotgun sequence DNA includes these proteins:
- the LOC112557248 gene encoding F-box only protein 33-like, whose product MADVGDWAVLPSVLIVEIYSYLPQEDRLAASVVCRRWRACLFHPSLWSDVTLELNCGERLRSNFLANRCGRFVKQAVVKFNSRSITEVRECLRILHILSENKNLESFSLQPSSCHIDWPDNEFYIIDSYLNSIEKLIRTARHLCHFSMGCVEQLMIYAPGLLPTLARRHSRTLQSLHLANVKEDSESYDIMDLSPTDLAPFCNLQNLSLDFDNVTAELLLSLAKPGRSPLKKLGIHVHGVEPDHPHVDNATWQQVREACPQLEVTLTLVHSYEGVGALLSILQPCMPLVALRQYFCSRVNAAAVFFLGNHMSDEIQSLEILEGMSSTNPVYYESFAPEDPFVMLAWRCTKLKTLRLIGLEMSSSDLIAIARLRGPHLEHFDIPVSCISHSMVDSDWEGSYGSLPLVVLGEEVRHFSQQVSDSLGREWWPLSDRELPNAILNSRADAEKAYMSILLADQYPPTLVKRKK is encoded by the exons ATGGCAGATGTTGGCGACTGGGCTGTGTTGCCCAGTGTGCTAATCGTCGAAATTTACAGTTATCTGCCACAGGAAGATAGACTTGCAGCTTCAGTCGTTTGTCGGCGATGGAGGGCTTGTCTCTTCCACCCATCACTGTGGTCCGATGTTACGCTTGAGCTCAACTGTGGAGAGCGGCTTCGGAGCAACTTCCTTGCAAACAGATGTGGTCGTTTCGTGAAACAAGCAGTCGTCAAATTCAACTCGCGTAGCATCACCGAAGTAAGGGAATGCCTGCGAATTCTTCATATTttgtcagaaaacaaaaatcttgagAGCTTTTCGCTGCAGCCGTCAAGTTGTCACATCGACTGGCCAGATAATGAGTTCTATATTATTGACAG CTACTTGAACAGCATTGAGAAGTTGATCCGCACAGCGCGACACCTTTGCCATTTCTCTATGGGATGTGTGGAGCAGCTAATGATCTATGCTCCTGGATTGCTTCCAACTTTAGCAAGGCGTCATTCTCGGACTCTGCAGTCCCTGCACTTGGCTAATGTCAAAGAAGACTCGGAGAGCTATGACATCATGGACCTGAGCCCAACAGACTTGGCCCCTTTTTGCAATCTTCAGAATCTTAGCTTAGACTTTGACAACGTGACAGCTGAATTGCTTCTCAGCCTTGCCAAACCTGGACGCAGCCCACTGAAGAAACTAGGAATTCATGTGCATGGAGTAGAGCCTGACCACCCCCATGTTGACAACGCCACCTGGCAACAAGTACGAGAGGCATGTCCCCAGCTTGAAGTGACCCTGACATTAGTGCACTCTTATGAGGGTGTAGGTGCACTGCTATCCATCTTGCAGCCCTGCATGCCATTGGTGGCTCTGCGACAGTATTTTTGCTCACGTGTAAATGCTGCAGCTGTTTTCTTTCTGGGGAACCACATGAGTGATGAGATCCAGTCACTAGAGATCCTGGAGGGGATGTCATCAACAAACCCTGTCTACTATGAGTCATTTGCTCCAGAAGACCCATTTGTTATGCTTGCTTGGCGGTGCACCAAACTTAAGACACTTCGCCTAATAG GTTTAGAAATGTCATCCAGTGACCTTATTGCAATTGCACGATTGAGGGGCCCTCATCTAGAACACTTTGATATACCAGTCAGCTGCATATCTCATTCCATGGTTGATTCTGATTGGGAAGGCAGCTATGGAAGTTTGCCCCTTGTTGTTCTTGGTGAGGAGGTCAGACactttagtcagcag GTATCAGACAGTCTTGGTCGCGAGTGGTGGCCCCTTTCGGATCGAGAACTGCCAAATGCCATCCTGAACAGTAGGGCAGATGCAGAGAAAGCCTACATGAGCATCCTGCTTGCTGACCAGTATCCCCCTACTTTAGTGAAACGTAAAAAGTAG
- the LOC112557257 gene encoding uncharacterized protein LOC112557257 codes for MPSRVCPNAFTFDLRSFDGPALGSSRALKLERAARAVDCHRCSCKFSEVGGSETSADASTLSHRRRATRTETTAAERRRCTVRRCGGVEAAFSSHWHTNNASAEEPGLESEGRMLHVTERLEDSHHRLNIHPQNPDILSRAQMQDLYEGFAGQFTVSPDSGKEHGRQHLQGHSALWPQVSTVLSHLLCFNQCGFADPEYIVNLTVKSPSWMSGRFLISCPSTAEASPSPFSVPPVDNVESGYGVRAGRERRSKSLTLKNIYRHLAQAHSKSSCRYVFTPEAVLELRRFQEEEWSTIMAQLNTGDHSGVISKSLGHVVRLAGVLKALSEAATLATKGLSRDYAKNLCMEEEEPSEEKEVEIGIDDIARALELGKYFLEQKMSMTFMFSPGFFRNCSTSSQNSQQDQQDMRTTAAAAQWQWRQPARQPSDD; via the exons ATGCCCTCACGAGTATGTCCTAATGCCTTTACTTTCGATTTGCGCAG CTTTGATGGGCCCGCACTCGGAAGTTCGCGTGCACTCAAGCTGGAGCGAGCCGCCCGTGCTGTGGATTGCCATCGGTGCTCGTGCAAGTTCTCGGAAGTCGGCGGCTCTGAGACAAGTGCTGACGCCTCTACTCTGTCTCATCGACGACGTGCAACGAGAACAGAGACGACAGCTGCAGAGAGGAGGCGATGCACAGTGCGACGATGCGGTGGAGTGGAGGCTGCCTTTAGTTCACACTG GCACACCAACAATGCATCAGCTGAGGAGCCTGGCTTGGAGAGCGAAGGGCGCATGCTGCACGTGACAGAGAGACTAGAAGACAGCCACCACCGCCTGAACATCCACCCCCAGAACCCCGACATTCTGTCCCGCGCCCAGATGCAGGACCTGTATGAAGGCTTCGCGGGCCAGTTCACCGTCTCCCCCGACAGCGGCAAGGAGCACGGCCGGCAACATTTGCAAGGACACAGTGCTCTCTGGCCGCAGGTCTCCACCGTCCTATCTCACCTTTTGTGCTTCAATCAGTGCGGCTTCGCGGATCCGGAATACATCGTCAATCTCACGGTCAAGTCTCCCAGCTGGATGTCCGGCAGGTTTCTCATCTCCTGCCCGTCTACGGCCGAAGCTAGTCCCTCTCCTTTTTCCGTTCCGCCAGTGGACAATGTGGAGAGCGGGTATGGGGTCAGGGCCGGTCGGGAGCGGAGGTCGAAGTCATTGACTTTAAAGAACATTTACCGGCATCTTGCACAAGCTCACTCGAAGAGCTCGTGCCGCTACGTGTTCACCCCAGAGGCTGTGCTAGAGCTACGGAGATTCCAGGAAGAGGAATGGTCCACTATCATGGCGCAGCTAAACACGGGAGACCACAGCGGCGTCATCAGCAAGTCACTGGGTCACGTGGTGCGTTTGGCAGGAGTGCTCAAGGCACTCAGCGAAGCCGCCACGTTGGCAACCAAGGGATTAAGCAGAGACTACGCGAAGAATTTGTGTATGGAAGAAGAGGAGCCGAGCGAGGAAAAGGAGGTGGAGATAGGTATAGATGACATTGCGAGAGCCCTGGAACTTGGCAAGTACTTCTTGGAGCAGAAAATGTCTATGACCTTCATGTTCAGTCCAGGTTTTTTCCGCAACTGCTCCACCTCCTCTCAAAACTCGCAGCAGGATCAGCAGGATATGcgaacaacagcagcagcagcgcagTGGCAGTGGCGGCAGCCAGCGAGGCAGCCGTCTGATGACTAA
- the LOC112571176 gene encoding uncharacterized protein LOC112571176 — LCLVRVARCRVGCHGKHGTAYGHGGLAAFSASHDGGTERRPSGPPAANRGADATAATNKLFSAATHGPGASALSPQARGHLSCPPAPSLAHHVPTCTISPSPSVDIDVTQLPATWMPATPEEELAEMSQTAEFVQLEPTQFIAMHARRVKRLMECFDDGCGVSATTAAQKSIAPPVRVAGTNNRHPAWASALFFQKVARPGTGHRRAGAPPDQRPGVLAFQAQTGDGAD; from the exons TTATGTCTGGTCAGGGTCGCTCGATGCCGGGTCGGGTGCCATGGCAAACATGGGACTGCATATGGGCATGGCGGGCTTGCTGCCTTCTCAGCATCCCATGATGGGGGCACCGAGCGCAGGCCCAGCGGGCCACCTGCCGCCAACCGCGGGGCTGACgccacagcagcaacaaacaagCTGTTCTCCGCCGCAACCCACGGGCCGGGAGCATCCGCACTGTCGCCCCAGGCCAGGGGCCACCTCTCCTGCCCTCCCGCCCCCTCCCTGGCCCACCACGTGCCTACATGCACGATCTCGCCATCGCCGTCTGTGGACATCGACGTGACGCAACTTCCGGCCACCTGGATGCCCGCCACGCCGGAGGAGGAGCTGGCGGAGATGAGCCAGACCGCGGAGTTCGTGCAGTTGGAGCCCACGCAGTTCATCGCCATGCACGCGCGGCGCGTCAAACGGCTGATGGAGTGCTTCGACGATGGGTGCGGGGTGTCAGCCACCACGGCGGCGCAGAAGTCCATCGCTCCTCCTGTACGGGTGGCGGGTACCAACAATAGGCACCCGGCGTGGGCATCGGCGCTGTTTTTCCAGAAAGTG GCTCGACCTGGGACTGGGCATCGCAGAGCAGGTGCGCCACCCGACCAACGGCCGGGTGTACTGGCGTTTCAAGCGCAAACCGGTGACGGAGCTGACTGA